The genomic region TAGAGCAGGTGAAAGCCCTTGCTCTGCACGTTCTTCTGCGACGTCGAGCCGGGATCGGTCGTCACGACCGCGATATCGCATCCCGCCTTCGCGGCGTCGCGCAGCCGGACCGTCATCAGGGCGGACTGCACACCACGGCGCCGAAACGCCGGGGCCGTGGCCGTGGCGGCGAGCTGAGCGACGCCGTTGGTCACGCATAGACCACCGCCGCCCGCGATGACGCCGTCACAAAACGCCACGTATGCGGTGAGGCCCGCCGCCTCCAAATCCCGTTCGACGCGGGCGACGATGTCCCGCGGAAAGTCCTCATGGCTGGGCACCCCTGCGCCGTCGGGATGGGCGAATCCCTCCACCACCACCTCGACCCATGCGTCGAGTTCGTCGTCGGTGCTCATGCGCGCTTCGATCGCGCTCGACGCAGCAGGCTCCAGCCCTGGCTGCAGGCTGCGGCCCAGCACGTTCTTGAAGCCCGCCAGCTGGTAGCCGCGACCGGAGAGCAGTGCGGCCACACTCGGATCGGCGAGGCTGGACAGCTCCACCTGGACGGAGACCCCGTGGCCGAACAGCGTGCGTTCGACCTCGTCCATCGCGGCGCCGGCGGGAACCCCGTCGAATCCGAGCCCCACCACCTTGTTCATGGGCGAGCCATTGTCGGCGAAACACGCGAAGCCACCGGCCACGGGCATCACCAGCCCGGCGGCACCTCTGCTGCGTACACCCTCGGTCGCCGCCACGATGAGCTGGGCCTCAGCGGATTCGATGCGCCGAGCCAGGGCCGTACCGCAGAACAGGGGCGCGTCATTCACGCGGCGATTCTGCACGATCGGCGAGTGCGGAGGGAACTGATTTTCTGGCCGTCGACCTCCCACCTCGATGGCCCATTTGTGAATCTGACGACGTCTGAGGCGATTTCGAGTCGTCAGGTTCACAAACGGCGGGTACGGGCGCGACTGCCCGCGACTTCCAGCCGGCGCTAGGAGTCCAGCTGGCGCAGCAGCGCACGGGTGCGGGCGCGGCCCTCGGGCGATGCGTCGAACGTCGCGCCGACGTACTCGTCCACGCCGGCCTCGCGAAGCTCGTTGAGCCGCCCCGTCACCTCTGCCTCATCGCCGATGATGGCGGCGTCCTCCGGACCTGCGTAACCCTCGCGGTCGAGCATCGCGCGGTACGACGGCAGGTACCCGTACATCGAGAACTGCTCGGCGGCCTGCTTGCGAACGCCGTCCACATCGTCGGTGACGCTGATCGGCAGAGCGGCGACGACCCGGACGGAGTCCTCGGGGCGACCCGCGTCGGCCGCCGCCTGACGCAGCGCCGGAGAGACGTGCCCCGACAACGTCTTCGGCCCGGTCATCCAGGTACACGTGCCCGAGGTGCGCCTGCCCGCGATCTTGAGCAGTTGGGGACCGAGCGCCGCGATGTAGACGTCGACCGGGGGCGCGTCGATCATCAGCGCACCGCACGTGGTGACCGTCTCGCCCCTCGCCTCGGCGGGCTGACCGGCCAGCAGGGGCAGCAGCCCGTCGAGGTATTCATTGAGCCTGCGCACCGGCTTGTCCCACGGGATACCCCACATCCCCTCGGTGACGGCCTGGTGCGTCATCCCGAGGCCGAGCACGAACCTGCCCGAGGACACCAGGCTGACGGTGAGCGCGCGCTGCGCCATCTGCATCGGATGCTGGTTCTGGATCGGCACCACACCGCTGGCGACCTCGATGGTGTCAACCTCGCGCAATGCCACCGCCAGGACCGTGAGAAGGTCTGGCTCGTAGGGCATTTGGCTCATCCACACCCGTTTGAAGCCCTCGTCCCGATACAGCGTGAGATTGGCAATAGTTGAGTCGATCGGCGATCCGATTCCCGCGCCGCTGAGTTGCCCGAACATACTGAACTGCATGATCCACACACTCCCACAAGTCGCCAACTGCCAAGCGCTATTCGACATCGAGCGATGACCACCGAGGTGGAGCGGTTGAGGCACTTCGGCCCGAACTGGTTCGCGTCGGTGATGGGCACGGGAATCGTGGCGACGGCGGGAGCGACGCTGCCGTTGCACGTGCCCGGGCTGCGTGCCTTCTCCCAGGTCGTGTGGGTCATCGCCGCGACGCTGCTCGTCGTGCTGAT from Mycolicibacterium sp. YH-1 harbors:
- a CDS encoding TIGR03564 family F420-dependent LLM class oxidoreductase: MQFSMFGQLSGAGIGSPIDSTIANLTLYRDEGFKRVWMSQMPYEPDLLTVLAVALREVDTIEVASGVVPIQNQHPMQMAQRALTVSLVSSGRFVLGLGMTHQAVTEGMWGIPWDKPVRRLNEYLDGLLPLLAGQPAEARGETVTTCGALMIDAPPVDVYIAALGPQLLKIAGRRTSGTCTWMTGPKTLSGHVSPALRQAAADAGRPEDSVRVVAALPISVTDDVDGVRKQAAEQFSMYGYLPSYRAMLDREGYAGPEDAAIIGDEAEVTGRLNELREAGVDEYVGATFDASPEGRARTRALLRQLDS
- a CDS encoding GNAT family N-acetyltransferase; translation: MNDAPLFCGTALARRIESAEAQLIVAATEGVRSRGAAGLVMPVAGGFACFADNGSPMNKVVGLGFDGVPAGAAMDEVERTLFGHGVSVQVELSSLADPSVAALLSGRGYQLAGFKNVLGRSLQPGLEPAASSAIEARMSTDDELDAWVEVVVEGFAHPDGAGVPSHEDFPRDIVARVERDLEAAGLTAYVAFCDGVIAGGGGLCVTNGVAQLAATATAPAFRRRGVQSALMTVRLRDAAKAGCDIAVVTTDPGSTSQKNVQSKGFHLLYTRAVLAKAKD